From the genome of Triticum aestivum cultivar Chinese Spring chromosome 3B, IWGSC CS RefSeq v2.1, whole genome shotgun sequence, one region includes:
- the LOC123072693 gene encoding syntaxin-61 — MSSAQDPFYIVREEIQGSIGKLQTTFHRWEQVSSNTGEYIHLTKELLASCESIEWQVDELEKTISVASRDPAYYGLDEVELSRRRNWTGSARNQIGTVKRAVEKGKSNPAMARHQDNGTSRTNYYSSQDNDDYIASESDRQLLLMRQQDDELDELSASVQRIGGVGLTIHEELSGQERILNNLSLEMETTSNRLDFVQKRVAMVMKKAGIKGQIMLILFLVVLFIILFVLVFLT; from the exons ATTGGTAAGCTACAGACTACTTTCCATCGGTGGGAGCAAGTTTCTTCAAACACCGGAGAATATATTCATTTAACAAAAGAGCTTCTCGCCAGCTGTGAAAGCATTGAGTGGCAG GTGGATGAGTTGGAAAAGACAATTTCAGTTGCATCAAGGGATCCAGCGTACTATGGACTCGATGAAGTTGAACTCTCCAGACGACGGAACTGGACCGGCTCTGCTCGTAATCAG ATTGGTACTGTAAAAAGGGCTGTTGAAAAGGGGAAGAGCAATCCTGCAATGGCAAGACATCAGGACAATGGCACAAGCAGAACTAACTACTATTCTTCCCAAGACAATGATGACTATATTGCTTCAGAATCAGATAGACAGCTTCTACTCATGAG GCAGCAGGATGATGAACTCGATGAGCTCAGTGCGAGCGTTCAGAGGATTGGAGGCGTAGGGCTTACCATACACGAAGAACTATCCGGACAG GAAAGGATCCTCAACAACCTAAGCCTGGAGATGGAAACTACTTCCAACAGGCTCGACTTTGTGCAGAAACGAGTGGCGATGGTGATGAAGAAGGCCGGCATCAAGGGGCAGATCATGCTCATCCTCTTCCTGGTGGTCCTCTTCATCATACTCTTCGTTCTAGTGTTTTTGACATAG